The genomic window CGTTGGCACGTCTAGGTAGGCTCCTATCGAGCCAACCAGAAGAGGCAAAGAGAGATGTTCGCATAATGGAGTTGGAAACACGAGTGAGGGAACTTTACGGCCTCGAACCAGACCTTGCCGATGCGATCTGTGCTGTGGGAGCAACAACCGTTGCACCCGATGTGGAAGGACAGCAATGAGGATTACCGGTGCCCTCTGGGTCTGGATCCAGTCCTAATGGGACCAAGGTGCTACTCGGCGCACAAAGCGGAGGCCAAAGGGATATTCGCTTGGGCACGCGAGTCCGTCTTGAGCTACGACCGGCGCCAATACGAGTGGGCTCTGCCCCGGCCGAACGTCGGGCACGGGGTGGACGTCCGTTACGCTTGTTCCTTAAGCCGACTCCGAATAATGTCGGCAACAGCCGCCTGATCAAGGCCGCCTTCGCCCATGAGTCCCTCCAGGACGGCGGCCTGGTCCTGGGCGGGGCGGTTCTGGCTCATCTTCCACTTGCCTTCAAGGCGGGTGATGCGAATGACCACGCCCACGATGCCCCGCAGCATGCTGTCGATGAACTCGGACGGTGCGTCGCTGACCGCCCACGGCGCCGGCCGGCCGCCTTCGTGCGCCTTGGTGAGTCGTGTCACGTGTTCGCGCAACCGCTCGGGGTCGTCAAAGGTATGGATCTCGCCGTAGGCATGGATCGCCAGGTAATCCCAAGTCGGGACGACTTTGCCGGTCTCTTGCTTGGTCGGATACCACGATGGCGAGATATAAGTATTCGGCCCGAGGAAGATCGCCAGCGCGTGCGTGCCGGATCCGATGTCTTTCCACTGGCGGTTCGGCCGGGCCAGATGGCCGTGCAGCGTCCCACACGGCGCCTGGCTGTCGTCAAGCAGCAGTGGAATGTGACTGGCTTCCAGACCGCTTGAGCCGTGCGTGACGAGCGTGCCGAAGCCAAACCGCCGGATCGCGTCGTGAAGTACTGGCACGCGATCTTCCTTAAAGTGTGTGGGAACGTACACCGCGTTCCTCCCAACGTCGCTCTGCAGCCATTATAACGCCTGGTGTCACCGCGGCGTATCCGCGCCGCGGATGCGGTCCCCGGTCTTCGCGACCTGCACGTAGACTTGGTTCAGATGGTGATCGTGGCCTTGGTTTCTCGATATGGGCTATAATGAGCCGGAAACATCTCCTCCACACGCACGAGAGGAAAGGGCATGACACGCGTCTTTGCCGTCGCGATCGTTCTGGTACTCCTCGTGCCACTACAGCAGTACGGTGACGCCGCGCCACGAGACATTCACGTGATCAAGCACGTGATCATCATCATGCAGGAGAATCGCTCATTCGACCATTACTTCGGCACGTACCCAGGCGCCGACGGCATCCCGGTGAAGGATGGCAAGCCGACCGTGTGTGCTCCTGATCCTCGATCCGGGCAGTGCGTCGCACCTTATCCTGACCACCACGATGAGAACGGCGGCGGGCCACACGGTGCGGCCAACGCGGTCGCCGACGTCGACGGCGGCAGGATGGATGGCTTCGTACGCCAAGCGGAAGCCGGCGCGCGGGGCTGCTTGAATCCGTTCAATCCGGCGTGCTCGGAATCGGCAACGCCAGACGTGATGGGGTACCATGATGGTACCGACATCCCCAACTACTGGGCCTACGCGCGCAAGTTCGTGCTGCAGGATCACATGTTCGAGCCGAACGCCTCATGGAGTCTGCCGGCGCACCTGTTCATGGTGTCGGAGTGGTCAGCGCGCTGCCCAAACCACAATCCTTCGAGCTGCGTCAATGCCCTGCAGGCGCCAGGACTGCCGCCCGATTTCCGCGCCGGGCGGCCCGCGTCCCAGATCCGGCCCCCGATCTACGCCTGGACCGACCTGACGTACCTCCTCCATAACAACGGGGTGAGCTGGGGCTACTACATCGTGGCGGGGACCGAACCCGACTGCGAGGACGACGCGAAGGTGGATTGCCTGCCTGTACGGCAGG from bacterium includes these protein-coding regions:
- a CDS encoding FMN-binding negative transcriptional regulator, which codes for MYVPTHFKEDRVPVLHDAIRRFGFGTLVTHGSSGLEASHIPLLLDDSQAPCGTLHGHLARPNRQWKDIGSGTHALAIFLGPNTYISPSWYPTKQETGKVVPTWDYLAIHAYGEIHTFDDPERLREHVTRLTKAHEGGRPAPWAVSDAPSEFIDSMLRGIVGVVIRITRLEGKWKMSQNRPAQDQAAVLEGLMGEGGLDQAAVADIIRSRLKEQA
- a CDS encoding alkaline phosphatase family protein; this translates as MTRVFAVAIVLVLLVPLQQYGDAAPRDIHVIKHVIIIMQENRSFDHYFGTYPGADGIPVKDGKPTVCAPDPRSGQCVAPYPDHHDENGGGPHGAANAVADVDGGRMDGFVRQAEAGARGCLNPFNPACSESATPDVMGYHDGTDIPNYWAYARKFVLQDHMFEPNASWSLPAHLFMVSEWSARCPNHNPSSCVNALQAPGLPPDFRAGRPASQIRPPIYAWTDLTYLLHNNGVSWGYYIVAGTEPDCEDDAKVDCLPVRQDAKTPGIWNPLPWFDTVNADHERDNIQPIGTFLKAAKSGTLPAVSWVTPSGDVSEHPPALVSTGQTYVTMLVNAVMRSPNWADSAIFLAWDDWGGFYDHVVPTRVDQNGYGLRVPGLVISPYARPGFIDKQVLSFDAYVKFVEDDFLAGQRLAPRTDGRPDPRPDVRENMPQLGDLARDFDFAQPPRPPLILPVKPPTQLIAPAKR